TATCTTTGCATGAAGTACTGAACAACTGACATTCTGTTCCTCTCTCATCAACACGAAATCTAACAACCAACAAAATAACAGATGAAAAACGAAATTAGAAAGAGAATAATAATCATGAATTGATACTAAAAGGGACTCTGTGGTATGACATTCATAACAAAAATGTGAACAGGAGCAGACATAGATCTTTGCAATGTTACAGAAATCAAATGCATGGGACCCAGAAGAATGTTCTACACAAATTATTCATCTAACAGATTCCTGTCACACAAACATCAATGAGATAATGAAGAAGAACAAGCCAAAAATTAATAGGAAAATCTTTCTAATATTCCACAACACTGATTAGTCGCTCCAGAACATAGTGCTAAATCTGAACAAACCAAACAACACCCAAATCAAAGCATGAGATGCAAGGAAGAGAGATAAATGTCACCCATCCTAGCGGATCACCACATCGTGAAGCTTGATGAACTCAGAGGATATCTTATACTGGAAAAGATTTAAAATTGGTAGAATAATACAAGTCTCTTATGCTGCCAACACACAACCTGATACATGCTACTTCTACTACATACTAAGCAGCTAAAATTCCAATAGATGATAGTGGTTGAACTGAACGAACACTGCTTATACAGCAGAGTAAATAGATGAGCTCACAGTCAGAGTGTCAGACTTCTCCTCCGTATAACAAGATCAGGCCATGAGCACACATATCCAACATAAGTTGTTTGTAGTACACGCTGAGATAACTATTCATCATGTGTATGCCACTGCAAAGCTAATTGATAACTGAAGAAATAGCAGAATCGCAGACGGAGCCGAGGGATGGAAACAATAACTAAAACAGGGGATTCCATCAGGTGTTTAGCATTCAAGGGGATAGAAACAATACCTCTCCTGTAGCCGCTGCAGGCGACATTGGACCACTCGACGGATGTTCTTGTTCCTCCGGCGAACTCGGCGGTGACATTGGACGCTTCGTGAAATTTTCGACAGAATTTGATGGAGACTATGGTCCAAGGACGCACCTGATGGAGATTCAGGCCCAGGACGCTTCCCTCTTATAGCAGTCAAGTCAAATCTGGGTCGGGCATTACATTAATCTGTGTTGGACAAGGACACGTTCAGCACTCTTCAATCCTAAGCAGACACGGGAGTAGGACGCCGTCGGGGCAATTGGAGCCGTCagcaggcggcggcagcagcaccccGACGCCCAGCAGCTGCAGCACGTGCCGCTCGTCGTTGGACAGGAGTGGTGGCCGCGCGCTGCGGGTGTCGCTCTCCAGCGCCAGCCTCAAGGTCCTGTGGTCACCCCCCCTGTGCAGCCCGGCCGCGAGCATGGGCAGCTCGACGAGGAACGCCGGTGGCGCCCGGGTGTCCTCATAGATGGCCAGGCTCAGCTGACCGCGGGGGTGCCCGAAGAGCGTCACCGCTGCCGCATGGTCCGCAAGGGTAGCCCTGCTGCCGAGGAAATGCGGGTGAGCGGCCGGGGCGCTTACCATCTTGTGGAGGACGCGGTCGTCGTGCGAGTATGGGTGCGCGAGGGCGGAGGACCGCCGCGCCATGGCCAGTGCCCGCAGCAAGCGCACGCtttaggaggaggtggaggacgaaggCGGCGCTGGTGCACAGCGTACTCACCCTGCCTCCTTGCCTTCGGGTCCTCTCCTGCTCCACTTCGGCAGAAGCCGTCTCCGCCGCACACGCCCCGGCGAGCGTCGTCCATCCTCCCTGCGCGAGGCACGACGGTCGGACAACCaccgccactgcctcgcctcgctgCGCCGTCTCCGCCGCACACGCCCCGGCGAACGTCCTCCATCCTCCCGGTGAGCGCCCTCCATCCTCCCGCGCGAGGCACGGCGGCCGCCGGTGCACGACGGAAAGGGCGTAGCCGCCGGCGCAGAGTGGATAAGAGGAAGGGGAGGACTGCGGACCGAATTGAAATGCCGATAGGGTTTTTCTGTAAAAGTGAAACGTTTTCTCTGGATGCCACTAAAACAAGGACTGCAGGTTGATTTCCTGTAAATcgaggggcttttttgcaaaacaagCACGACGGACGACCAGGCGCAATAGCTGGTTTATTATAGTATATAGATAAAAGATAAATATTTCATTCTAGTTTTTTTTTTTTATTCACGTCCACCCCGGACacgatttggggtgcggccgcgcggtgGGCGCACCACGACCCATCGGACAAAGCCGGACACGGGCATCGGCGCCCCAAAGAAACAAAATCCGGCCAATCCAGACGTCCGTTTGGGATCGCGCGGCGCCCACCTGGGCTCCCTCCTACGGTGGATCGTCGTCGGCTTGAGGCCTCCTCCGAGCTCGGTGACGACGACGTGCTGGCGCCGTGGACGAACTGCGCGGCCGAGAACGGAAACGTATGGGCCACCGGTCGATCACGCATGGCGCAAGGGGACACGAATTGAAAGCAGCCACTCGCCGCCTGCCGACGAAAGTGTGTGCTGCCGCTGTGCTGTACGCCGACGTGTTTTACCACGAGgggtggtaggtgggagaagcagGCCGACTGACCCCACCCACGGGCCGGTGAACGTTAACGGTTAACCGGCCAGCATCAACGGCTATTTTTCAAACGCTCGCCGTGCCGGCCATGGCACTATTCGTTTCCCTGTCTCGGCCGTTGGATGTACTGCAAGCGCCCGGGCGCAGCAGGTAGATATAGAATGTTGGTGGCGATGACGGGCTGAGGTACAAGCGACCGATGTACCCATAACCCACATTGCATCACGTGAAAATAACCCAATCTGATCAATTACCGATGATTCCAGCACGTTACTGGTAGTGCTTTCTACAGTGCCCTAGCGTGTAGTTTAGCCACCTGCGTGAGCGTAACTGCGTTTAAATTAAACTCCAAAGCAAGCGGTTTTATTGTGTTCCGTACGTTTATTCCAAGGATACAAGCACTCAACACCACGTGCCACGGCGACCGCCCCTCTGACCCCTCACTCGGGAGTCACACCCACCCACACCCCCACACCTCGTCACTCCACTCCACCGCGCACTGCACGCAGCCCGCACTCCATGGCGCCGCTCCACTGAAATCCACCACCTCCCCACCCCGCAAAaccccaaacgaaccccgaaaatgccggcgccggcgccccgccccctccctctccccatcctcctcctcctcgccgccgccgccgtcgccaccgcgtCCGCCGCCGTCCCGCCCGCCGCGTCGCACTCCCAGCCCACGCTGCCCACGAAAGGGGCGGGCGCGTCGCACTCCCAGCCGACGAAgcccgcggcgccgccgtccgccgcgctGGCCACGGCCCCGCCGGCCGAGGGCGCGCTGCTGGCGGCCTTCCTCGCCAAGGCCGACCCGACGGCGCACCTGCGGTTCCCGCTCGCCGCCACCCCCTGCGCGCACCCGGGCGTGACCTGCAGCGGCGCGGCGGGCATCACGCACCTCGTGCTCGAGCAGGCCGGCCTCAACGGCACCTTCGCGCCGGACACGCTCTCGGGCCTCGCCGGGCTGCGCGTGCTCAGCCTCAAGTCCAACGCGCTCCACGGGCCCGTCCCCGACCTCTCCGCGCTCGGCAACCTCAAGgcgctcttcctcgccggcaaccgCTTCTCCGGCCCGTTCCCCGCCTCGCTCGCCTCGCTGCGCCGCCTCCGCTCCATCGACCTCTCCGGGAACCGGTTCTCCGGCGCGCTGCCGCCCGGCATCGAGGCCGCGTTCCCGCATCTCACGGCCCTGCGCCTCGACTCCAACCACTTCAACGGCTCCGTCCCGGCATGGAACCAGTCGTCGCTCAAGCTGCTGAACGTCTCGTACAACGACTTCTCCGGCCCCGTGCCCGTCACCGCCTCCATGGCGCTCATGGGCGCCGACGCGTTCGCCGGGAACCCCGGCCTCTGCGGCGAGGTCGTCCGCCGCGAGTGCAGCGGCTCCCCCCTCGTTTTCTTCCccggcgacggcagcagcggctccGCCAGTCCCCCCGCGCAGAGCGCCGGTGCCACTGGCGTAGGCCCGCAGCGCCAGGGCTTGCCGGGCTCGTCGGCACCACGCGCGCacaaagtgaagaagaagacgGCAATGACTGTCGCGATTGCTTTGGCAGCCGTGCTGGCCGTACTTCTCGTTTGCGCCATAGTTGCCGCAACGAGGGGCAAGAAGCGTAGGCGTCCGAGCACGGCGGCATACCCGAGCCCCAAGAAGAGCGCGGCCGCCTCGCAACTCAGCAGGGAGATGGACAACTCCGACATTGGCTATGTGGAGTGCGTGccggacgaggaggcggcggcgatgatGATGCCGGAGGAGAAGGCTCGCCGGCTGGGCCGGAGCGGCTGCCTGACGTTCTGCGCGGGCGAGGCCACGAGCTACAGTCTGGAGCAGCTGATGCGCGCGTCGGCGGAGGTGCTCGGCCGCGGGAGCGTGGGGACGACGTACAAGGCGGTGCTCGACGGCCGGCTCGTGGTCATTGTCAAGAGGCTGGACGCGGCCAAGATCGGCCCGGCGGCTTCGGAGGCCGAGACCTTCGAGCAGAACATGGATGTGATTGGCCGGCTGCGGCATCCGAACCTCGTGCCGCTGCGCTCATTCTTCCAGGccaaggaggagcggctgctggtgTACGACTACCAGCCCAACGGCAGCCTCCATTCTCTCATCCACGGTAAGCTCCATTGCTCGGCTTGTTGCTCCTTAGAGTAGATTTTTGGGTTGCACTTAAACATTTTCTGCAAGGAACACTTCTGATTGCTGCCATTACACTTGAATCTGGAACCCTAGTGGATAATTATCAGTAGAGTGGGCTAGGCTAACTTTAACTTTAACAATCTTCATCCTCACATGGCAACGAATTGAAATTCAGAAGACCTGCCACGTGAAACTCTGCTAGCGAATGAGTGTACCTTGGGTGGAACGATCTGTGCAGTACTTTCTGCTGTATGGGTTGATTGCTGGTGCTTTTTCTGCCTCAAGTCAATAAACAAAGCAAGCAGATGTGCATTGAGTGATCGCCAATCTAGCACGCGACCATGTCTTGTGGGATTGAACATTAGTAGGGTCTCATCCTTTGTTTGGAATGGACCCCTTGCAGTAAGCCAGTAACATGTGATTGCTGTTCTAGATCAAACAACAATGTAGATTCATGAAAAGGAAGCCATGAATACAATTATAAAGGTCGCAAGGGTCAAGGCGGCAACAAAGAGAAAGATTGGTAATTATTGCCGACCTTTGTTTGAGGAAGGGAAATTGGAAGAACATGTGATTGCCACATAGCAACCGGTAACTGCTCATGTGATGTTTTACAGATTTTTTAAACTGAACTTGGTATCACCATGAAGAGCATAATGTTACAATTGCTTTATAGTTACAGTTTTGGATGATAAATTAATTTACGGCGGGAGTAGAAATTGATTTGAGCCTTTCAGAATGCAGTGATAGCGAGCTTATTCGTTTGATTTGTTGGTTATGTTCAATTGTATGTGCTGTCTATCTGTACTCCAGCCAAATGACATAGTATCTTGTAAGCATGTTATACAGAGCTTTCCACAAGTTGGTACATATCAGGATACCAACATAGCCTTTGTACATTCATTGGATACTCTAATAGCACTAGAACCTTTTGCTGCTGGTGTTTCACTGTTATTAGCTTGACAAGCTCAAATCGATTGCAGGTTCAAGATCGTCCCGGGGAAAACCGCTGCACTGGACTTCATGCCTGAAGATAGCAGAAGATGTTGCACAGGGCCTTGCTTACATTCATCAGGCATCCCGGCTTGTTCATGGAAACATCAAGTCCTCCAATGTCTTACTTGGTTCAGACTTTGAAGCTTGCCTCACCGACAACTGCCTTTCATTCCTTCTGGAATCAGCAGAAGTCAAAGACGATGCGGCATACAGAGCACCAGAAAACATGAAGTCCAACAGAAGGCTCACACCCAAGTCAGACGTCTATGCTTTTGGCATCCTTCTCCTCGAGCTCCTCAGCGGCAAGGCGCCGCTTGAGCATTCGGTTCTGGCAGCAACCAATCTCCAGACGTATGCGCTGTCGGGGAGGGAAGACGAAGGAGTGGACAGAGAGCGCCTCTCGATGATCGTCGACATTGCGTCTGCCTGCGTCCGGTCATCGCCGGAGAGTCGGCCAACTGCCTGGCAAGTCCTCAAGATGATTCAGGAGGTGAAGGAAGCAGATGCAACTGGTGACAATGAGGACGGCGATCTTGATCTTACTAGCGACTCCTAGACCCTGTTCCTATTCGTCCTATGGATGAAATGGATCATGTCCACTGGGTTGATGCATTATCCCAAGTGAACAACCGTAGTTATATGCAGTTTGCTCTGCCTAGAAGAGCTGATGGAAGGGTGTTAGTGGTGTGGGAGAATGGATTTGGGGTCATGATCTCTCTGACTGGTGTCTCTTGAGCTCCGAATTCTGTAGCATATGTTAGGTTTTCTCCCCTGGTGTACCCCTGGTGTATGGATGTTGTGGTGATGTGGACATGGTGTTGTCTTTTTAGCATCAATCTTCCTTGGAGATTTATATTATAGTGAGGTTAAAGGCCAAAGTCACATAGTACTGGTTCAGCACCAATCTTCTACTATGTGGAGATTATTAATAGTGAAGTTACAGACCAAAGTAATGTACCGTGTTGAGATTAGTACTGATCAACTCTGCTGCTGCCAGTTTGGCTTCATATTTTTTTGGATGCATGATGCCAATGTTGCTGGGAAAGTGTGTTCTGGGCACCATGTGGTTGCCCGTTTTAGCTGCAGAATTGTCCACCACCTTTGCAAGACAGTTGTCCACTCCACTGCACATGATCACAATTCACAAGACCATTGTCTGTAGCAATAATGGTGTGCAGTGGCGGAGATAGGCCCCAGGCAGCCCGGGCGGCTGCCTGGGGCGTGAGATGTGGCACTACTGTGTTTTTGTATGTTGTAGCACTACTGTGGCACTGCCTGGGGCGTGAGATGTGTTTCCTGGGGCGTGAGGCGTGAAACAGTGTGCTAAGGTGGATCTGGCCACAACAATGTGGCCCAAAAAACACATATTGTTTttaagtttttttgttttttcacgcCAGTCCCGTCTCGTGTTTGTGGCAAAGAACTGTTTGCTTTTTTTTTTTTCTGATGATGTGTAATACGCACATACACACCACTTGACCACTATACATACATTCAACTGGAATTGTATTGTGTTAGAAAGAACACTGATCACATCTCCTAATGACTCCATAGAATGACAATGGATGATAAATCGGCCAACCTCGTTAATATCCTAGTACTAAACACATGAGCTGGTGTGAGTAGATGCGAGCTCCTGAATTTGAACTTTGATGCCCACGGGTTGAGTCATGTCCCCGCGACTCTGCCACCACACAACTACAGTTCTCTTCTATGTGTTGGAAGATAGAGAACTTGATTGGTCAATAGCCGGATTTTGACACTCTTCTCCAAGAAATTTATGCATGGCAAGCAAGAGATAAAATGGCGAAACTAATTGATCGGCACAATTGTGGCAAGATCTGCTAAAAAGGTGTGAGTACATGGCAAGTTAGATAGGTTATTACAAATGTGTGGCATCTAAGCTCATGAGTGTCGGTAAACACAAACATGTAAGATGTCGTATCATCTCATACGAGTGAGACAGGGATAAATCACCATTCTTACTTTTGTCGTGGCACAAGGGCGCGCAAGGTGTGTGCAACCACAACATCAAGAGACAACCAAGACGTGATGTCGGTGGATAGCAGGTGATAGTGTGATATGACTTGCGAGCGTGGATCGCGCCCAGGCGGCAGAGCGAACAAAATCCACCAGGTATGAAATGTTTAGCCATTGCCACCACACGTGCATTTCTTGCTTTTCTTCAGCAATGTGTTGACCATGCTCCACGAGCGGTGAATCGCTAGCCGCTGATACATCCTTCATTGTTGAAACTACACGAGTCATCAGTAGAAGTACTGCGCTATGCGATATATCATGTCACCAGATTACCGAAGCCTCTCAGTCCTAACACGCTACCTTAGCTCAATATGCATGGATTGATGCTGATACACATGAATCCAGAAATGTTTCTCTCCTTTCGGGCTTGACAACTTTCTGTTGCTTTATTATATAGCTCCTCGATCTGTACTGATGTACAAATATCGTACTACAGGCTAAGGCTGTGCCAATTATCTCGACCAATTTCAAAGATTTGGCTGTACCGGTTGGTAGGTTCATGGCATGCATCCTGATGTAGTTCTCCTAGAGCCACTAAACACGTGTTATCCATGCCCAAACTTATATATTAAGCAAAATAAATATAGTAAGAAAGAATCATGAGTTATAATTTGGCAAGCGGATATGGCGATGCCATGGATAAACTAGAGGGTAGCGAACGATGAGTAATTgctgtgtcgggggttgggtgcgacatatgccaaaggatggcttatcatgatggggcgagtagaacgtcgccggtgcctggaaacgggatgaggcgtaggcatgcacgccgacgaatcttatccagcttcagggctctccggggagataatacccctactgctgctctacggggtctccgcatgatcactaaggcaaagtgtttacacgatagcttcttgagctgtttcctggaggtaggagagggccatgctagctctctccctcctatatgatctggtctaaaaCTAataggttccaaccctttgcatgggtgccctaggagtttatataggcctaccccccaggggtacaatggtaatccggctggacgcgagcccagccgtcagtgcctctggcctccgtcttctccgccgactgctggggcccgccgactggttggCCCCACCGACTGGccaggtacggagccgacaggccgcgtccgccgcgggcgggtcttgccggctgctaattactgtagccgtgcttctgatgacgcgggcttgatcatggagtcgtggcaacagccccgccgcctggcgggcgatcactattgccactctccgtcacatctgattaatggcgcgtgggccccggggaagGGTCTGGCCGACTCCGGGGGCCGACTGGTGGCGCACTTGCTGTCTCCTGGGgtccctctgactggtgggacccgccgccccagggtcgcacagacaagccgtcgtgggctcAGGATTCGGTCCTTcagtgctgatgtcagggccggcaagGCAACAGTGCCACGTCGCACGGAGATCTCCCCGGGTACGGcgtgttgtggccatgcctgcccttggtaaggggcgggagcggGCTTTACCGTAGCCATTCCCCGGTCCTGTCCCTCCTGATGAGGATATGGGTTCGTtcgagtcgcaggccgactccccaaagccggcttctctggaagtcgccagtcaggagtcggcttatcctgaagtcgtccccgggactcggccgcgagtgggcagtcggccgtcttgccgccgacttctcagaaggcggctcttcatcctggggtcttgaggggcgcagcctgccccgatgtcttgaaaggttctagggctcgggttggcctacccgtggcccattactccgacagtagtccccgaagctggtgaggcgccgcggacgatcggccgagaaacCTCAACAGTTTCTCTTTCCAGGTGCTCGACACATGGTTCTTGCTTGACTCCcgccgggccgactagaaggagtcagACTCGCCCAACTCTGACTCGCACAATTTTTCGAACGTCGtggcgggatccaagtagcgtgctggCTAAGCCTCCAGGCTGCCGCCCGTTCCAGGCCTGTCACGTGATAACACGTGGCCGGGCCATTCTGCCAGTCTACACGCACAACGGGACAGGcccgtaggcggggcccgccactaccgcgcctcggcgcccga
The window above is part of the Triticum aestivum cultivar Chinese Spring chromosome 2A, IWGSC CS RefSeq v2.1, whole genome shotgun sequence genome. Proteins encoded here:
- the LOC123190774 gene encoding probable inactive receptor kinase At5g67200, with amino-acid sequence MPAPAPRPLPLPILLLLAAAAVATASAAVPPAASHSQPTLPTKGAGASHSQPTKPAAPPSAALATAPPAEGALLAAFLAKADPTAHLRFPLAATPCAHPGVTCSGAAGITHLVLEQAGLNGTFAPDTLSGLAGLRVLSLKSNALHGPVPDLSALGNLKALFLAGNRFSGPFPASLASLRRLRSIDLSGNRFSGALPPGIEAAFPHLTALRLDSNHFNGSVPAWNQSSLKLLNVSYNDFSGPVPVTASMALMGADAFAGNPGLCGEVVRRECSGSPLVFFPGDGSSGSASPPAQSAGATGVGPQRQGLPGSSAPRAHKVKKKTAMTVAIALAAVLAVLLVCAIVAATRGKKRRRPSTAAYPSPKKSAAASQLSREMDNSDIGYVECVPDEEAAAMMMPEEKARRLGRSGCLTFCAGEATSYSLEQLMRASAEVLGRGSVGTTYKAVLDGRLVVIVKRLDAAKIGPAASEAETFEQNMDVIGRLRHPNLVPLRSFFQAKEERLLVYDYQPNGSLHSLIHGSRSSRGKPLHWTSCLKIAEDVAQGLAYIHQASRLVHGNIKSSNVLLGSDFEACLTDNCLSFLLESAEVKDDAAYRAPENMKSNRRLTPKSDVYAFGILLLELLSGKAPLEHSVLAATNLQTYALSGREDEGVDRERLSMIVDIASACVRSSPESRPTAWQVLKMIQEVKEADATGDNEDGDLDLTSDS